The Toxoplasma gondii ME49 chromosome XII, whole genome shotgun sequence genome includes a region encoding these proteins:
- a CDS encoding Toxoplasma gondii family C protein (encoded by transcript TGME49_200130~Predicted trans-membrane domain (TMHMM2.0):34-54:180-200) — protein MESTIEKKRSGFSTGWYLPSQLKARRGLLFHHDSPVLLFSVVLCMMVLAPLVSLDRSTCRVCTALADSISGRETDTDLSDTYSGTETEESTTAEWSGGVTEVEEGKPAEGSRGVLEAEDRTTVDGSGGAPEVLGGAAEENYTSVGKLIESHAVEPFQERSRNPSVAARVSRTRHSGRARPLVASGILASLVLSVLLGAIFLKSGRKSRKATTPAPSMTPVVLLVNARKSLQHSLGDMS, from the exons ATGGAGAGCACGATTGAGAAAAAACGTTCAGGATTCTCTACTGGGTGGTATCTCCCCTCTCAACTGAAGGCGAGACGTGGTCTGCTGTTCCATCATGACTCGCCTGTACTGCTTTTCTCCGTTGTGCTTTGTATGATGGTTCTTGCACCACTAGTTTCTTTAGACCGTTCCACATGTCGGGTTTGCACAGCCCTGGCTGACTCCATCAGCGGTCGTGAGACGGATACCGATTTGAGTGATACGTACAGTGGGACTGAAACCGAAGAGAGCACCACAGCTGAATGGAGCGGCGGTGTtacagaagtcgaagagggCAAACCAGCTGAAGGGAGCAGAGGTGTCTTAGAAGCAGAAGACCGCACGACGGTTGACGGAAGCGGCGGTGCTCCAGAAGTATTAGGCGGTGCCGCGGAAGAAAACTACACGAGTGTCGGCAAGCTGATTGAGTCGCATGCCGTCGAACCATTCCAAGAACGGAGCAGAAATCCGAGCGTCGCCGCGCGTGTTTCAAGGACCCGACACTCCGGACGGGCTCGTCCACTAGTGGCTTCTGGAAT CCTTGCAAGCCTTGTGCTTTCTGTCCTCCTCGGTGCGATCTTTCTCAAGTCGGGAAGAAAGTCGCGTAAAGCAACTACGCCAGCTCCAAGTATGACACCAGTTGTGCTTCTCGTGAACGCTCGGAAATCCCTTCAGCATTCACTCGGAGACATGTCATAA